CGGAGACAATCTCAGTAAGAATAATAAAACCGGCTTCACGGCTCTTCCTGCAGGATTACGTAATCTTAATGGATCTTTTTCCAGTTTAGGAACCGGAGCCTATTGGTGGAGTTCTACACCAAATAGCGACAATTCAAACAATTGGGGAAGAGGAATTTGCTTCTATAAAAGTGATTTATTTACCTATGCACCCAAGGATTGTGGTTTATCTGTGAGGTGTATTAAAGACTAATTGTTCGCAATGAAACAACAAACTTATCTTCAAACAAACACACAAACATCACATTATGGGATTTATACAAGACTGGATCTTTGGAAAAGAGATCACATACAATGATAATCGAATTGGGGAATTGACTGCCCGGATAAGAAATAAAAAGAAAACTGATTGCGTCTGGACCGGAACCTATCTTATTCCGGGACAGAAAGCAGAAACCGTAATCATCCTCGAAGGGGATAGTAACACTCCTTTTTCCAGCCAGATCAAAGGTATCTATGCATTATTAGACAATATACAAGATATAAACCATAAGGTAGAAGAATATTGGAGAAACCAACCAATCGTGAAACAATCATTTACGGCAGATTGGATGGACAGATATTATATTGAAGGAATAAGTCCCTGGGAAATTGAGGATAATAGTTTTGAAATCAGCTATGAGCCTTATGATAAAAATGATTCATCATATATTGCACTGATTTGGAAAGATCAGGAGATCAGGGAAGTGGAGATAAAATAAAAACTGACATTTTACCCATAACATTTTGAACTATGAAAAAACGATATGTTAGTAGCATTCTATTAAGTTTGTTCTGCCTGGTACTGTTTGCACAAACCGATCTGATAAAAACGGGGCAACAAGCGCCTGCTTTCAGCTATAAAACTGAAAGTGGAAAGTTTATGAAATCAGCTGAACTAAAAGGAAAAGTCGTACTCATCAACTTCTTTGCAACATGGTGCGGCCCCTGCCGGATGGAACTTCCCGTACTACAGGAAAAGATATGGAACAAATACAAAGACAATGAAAAGTTCAGACTCATGATAATCGGGCGTCAACATACAGCTGAAGAGATTGCCACATTCAAAAAGAGTAATAAGTATGAAATGCCGATGTTTGCCGATCCCGAAAAGAAGATTTACAGTCTGTTTGCGACTCAATACATTCCCCGTAATTATCTTATAGATGGAAACGGCAAAGTGGTTTATTGCTCTATGGGCTATTCGGAAGAAGAATTTCAGAAACTACTTGAAGAGCTGGATAAACTGATGGCCCCAAATGAATCTAATCTGTAAAAAGTAATCTTATAATAACATGTTTGCTACTTCAAATCTTTAATCCTATGTCTGGTATATTCTTTATTTCATTTTTGACAGGTCTTATGAAAGGCGCTTTATTAATCGCTGTCGGTCTATTAATCAGCAGGTATTTCGAAACTTTGCTCGGAGTTATTAGAAGAAAACAAGAACCGGAAGAGACCCCGGACAATTACCAATACCATAAAATGATATCCCTGATAAAAATCATCGGATAT
The Parabacteroides sp. FAFU027 DNA segment above includes these coding regions:
- a CDS encoding TlpA family protein disulfide reductase: MKKRYVSSILLSLFCLVLFAQTDLIKTGQQAPAFSYKTESGKFMKSAELKGKVVLINFFATWCGPCRMELPVLQEKIWNKYKDNEKFRLMIIGRQHTAEEIATFKKSNKYEMPMFADPEKKIYSLFATQYIPRNYLIDGNGKVVYCSMGYSEEEFQKLLEELDKLMAPNESNL